The region TGCTGATTCATACGGTGCGACCCGTTGTCTCATCTCCCATCTCATTATGCTGTCAGGACGTGGTGCGTATCCCAAGATCACTTTTCGCCCGCCAACGATCCCGCCAATAAAATTAACAGCTCTGTTATCGATAAAGACATTCATTATATCTCCAACAGACGGCGCTGCGCTCCCATACGGATGTGTGTGGAACGTCCCGATGTTTCTCCCCTGTTCTTCTTTGAGGCAGTTTTCTTCTTTGATCTGGACACCGGAACCGGTTGTTCCCTTGGCGCAATCCGTCAGTTTGTGCCCTCGTGGTCCGAGATCGCATATCGTGCAACCGTACTCGGCGAACCACTTATCGCCTTCTTCGAGTTGGATCAATTTCATCCGCATCTCTTCTTGGCTCGACATAACGATCGAAATGGCATGGCTCTCAATGTCACGGGTGTATCGCCCGCAATGCTGATCAACTGCCTCACACATCGGCTCTTTTAGGTCTGCCAGAACATGAAGTAACAGGTCTTTGGGTTGCATACCTAGCACCACCGTACTAAAACATCGAAAACTGTACTGAGTTCACGTAGCTGTTCATCAAAACCTATGCGTTGGTCTTCATCGCTGAATATCATCAGCTCGTCTTCTTCGGATTCGATTTCGTACCCATCCCAAAAATCATCTGGTATGATCCCCAATTTGAGGTCTTCCCTGAACTCCGTGCGCGTTTCTTCATCGTAATAGTCCGGTGGAAAAACGCTGTCGAAATCTTCCAGAAGCTCCGATGCCATTGGTCCGGGATTCTCGCGCCAGAATCGGATGACCCCCATCGGCTCTGCATCCGGGAAATTCGGTATCGGCACCCGATCCCGGAATACACACATCGCTTCGAGATGGTCGTATTTCATCTCACTTGTGGGTCTCGGTATGTAGCAGACAATCACTCTTCGCCCGCCGACCAGTCCGCCAACGAAATCGTAGCTGGTCTTCCAATTGAAGCTGCACTTGATGTCCGGGTGACTCGGGAGCGGCAGACCAATCGGATGAGTGTGGAATGTCCCGACGCGCTTGCCTCCCGCGTTGACGCATTCGAGAAAATCAATGTTGCAGCCAGCAGCTGTATGCCCGGTTTCGCAATCGGTTAACTGGAACTTCCCTGGTCCCGTCCGGCAGATCGTGCATCCGTGCTCGGCGAGATATGCTTCAGCCTCGAACATATCCAGCATGCGGTCCTGTGATTCATCATAATTCATATCCGGTGTGATGAGTACATCGCGTAGCTTTGAGATCGGGTGGCAGTGCTTGTCGATCCGCCTGCACATCGTCTCTTCCATAGAATTGAGAATGTGTTCGGCGATCTCTAATCTCGGCTGCATGACTCTGTATCTGGCAGTCCACACATAAAGACTTTTGTGTGACTGAATATGCTTTTTATAAAAACGTGTGTGGTAGAAATGTTTACATCGAAATCGATTTGTTGACGGTGGAAGAGATGTTGGCACGAGATGAATAATTACTTCATTTTTTGTGTCGGCGAAACATTTATATACTCTCGGTGATGATGATGATGACGGTGATTTGTTATGATCACGAAACCAAGAATCAACGCACAGGAGATATTGTCATGACCGTGAGTTTCAGTGCGCATATTAGCAATGATGCGCGAGAGAAACTGAAAGCGTATCAGGATGTATACGAATTTAAGAATGCATCTGATGCACTTGAACATCTGATCAAACACACGAAGGTACCTGAGCCGAAGAAGAGACCAACGGAACCTGATCCGAATCAATCCATACTGCCGGGGTGTGAACCATGAAGCTCGATTTCTCTCTCCCGGCGCGCCAGCTCAACGCCGTGTTGAAGGCACTGTGGGCGGTCGGAAATGAATGCGTGTTGCAGGTCAGTGATCGCGGCATCAAAATTCGCATGATCGATCCGTCTAACGCAGCGATGGTCGTCGTTGACATGGCTCCTGCAACGTTTATCAGTTTCGACGGCGAAGAGGGCGACATCGGAATCGATATAAGAGAAGTTATGGAAAAGACGGTCACGTTTGATGCGGACACCGTCCTGAAGGCATCCTTCGATGAATATAACAAGCGTCTTGTTGTTGAAGGTGAGGGCGCCAGGTACGGAATAAAAACGATCGCGCTATCATCGGTACGAAAAGTTCCGGATATCCCGGATCTTGACCTTCCGCTCGAAGTTGAGATTGATGCAAACAGGTTTCGGCAGATGACAAAGCGAGCGGGACTCGTTTCGGATCATATCACGATCGGTCACAACGCAGAAGAGGAGTTCTTCGTCAGTTCCGAAAGCGATATGAACAATTTCCGACAAGGCACGATAGATCATCCTATTACGATCATCTACAAGTCTGATATAGCCACGCTATACTCGCTCGATATGCTTGAGCCGATGGCGAAGATTATAAGCGACACTGTGAATATTCGCATTGGGCGCGATCTGCCGATTATTATGAGTTTCGTCCTCGAAAACGTCGATGTTACGTACCTACTGGCACCGAGAATCGAGAAAGCGAGCGGCGAGCCGGATATGTAATCATGAACGTAGAAACATTTATCGAGCATCTCAAAGAAGCCATCGAATCGCTCGAAAACGAAGCCTCATTTGATGGACCATACACGGATGTAATCACGCATGTCTCGGACGGTGTCTATTACGTCCCGTTCGAGGATGGATCAACAATCAGGTTGTCTGTCGAAGTGCTGGAGCGAGGCGGTTGAGGTGGACCAGATAGGGACGGTAAGTCATGGCGAAGTACATAAGATACCCGCTGACCTTATCGGTGACGCAGCGAGACATGCAGCGATCCTGATCCACGACAGTCATGCACAGAAATTCACGCCCCTGTTCGGAGGGGGCTTTGAGCCACATTGTGTCGGAAAAATCGGGGAATATTTATTCTGGAACGAGGTTAAAAATTCTGGCATTCATATCACAAGTACCCCGATCAGGGAGAGCTACACCAAACTGTCCGCGAACGACGACTTCATGCTCGTTGTGGACGACAAAGATGTTCAGGTCGAAGTGAAGACAGCAAACGTCTTCAAACCGCTTGATGAACTGCCAATGGGTTTTAAGTTCATGCTTAATGCTGCACAGCGTCCGTTCAAGTTTGATTGGGTCGTTTCCATCTTCGTAAACCTCTCCGACCTTACCTATCGGATCATGGGCTGCGTAGAACGTGATAGCATCGCGGAGTATCCGATAGCTGGTAGTTACGGCGTCCGGCACTACGAGATCCCGCCCGAGTCCCTGTTGTCGATACGTTGCATCTGGGAGGGCTGCGCGTGGAACTCGAACTGAAAAAGTGGAGTGCATAACATGCCAATCATTTTCGGTAAACTAGCGGTCTGTGATGTCTGCTGCGAAGTGTACTGGCTCGCTGACTGGGATCCGGATTGGGATAAAATCGGCTGTGTCGCCTGCACGGAGGAAATAACACGATGAAGGTTATTGACTTGTTCTGTGGCGCAGGCGGTTTCAGCGAAGGGTTCCGACAAGCTGGCTTCGAGATAATTCTTGGAGTCGATAATTGGGGTGATGCTATCGAAACATACGCCCACAATCAAAAGTGTGATGTACTGGAATCTGATATTAAAGATGTCACATATTTACCGGATTGTGATATTATAATTGGTAGTCCACCATGCCAGAATTTTAGCAGCCTCAATACTAAAAAGAATCCATGTGATGGCTTGAAATTGATTCATGAGTTTGAAAGAATCGTTGAACTCAATAGACCAAAGTATTGGGTATGGGAGAACGTGGAACCCGTCAAGAGATTTTATCCACATGCATCAATCTTAAATTCTTGGGATTTTGGATTGGCACAGAGGCGAAAGCGCGCATTTATAACAAGTTTTCCATTTTTTATAATGGGTCATCTTGAAGGAAAATGGACGCCGCCTTATGGATATGATGGACATCTTGCAAGTAATAAAGGAAAAGCAGGATGGGCTCATAAATGTCGATCTGGGACTGTCAGAACTAAACCGATTCGTAATCTCGAAACAAATGAGTTTTTAATGATGGATGAGGTAAAAGAACTGATGGGATTCCCAATTGATTACGAATTTTTCGGAACTGTAACAAGTCAACGAAAACAAATAGGTAATGCAGTGTGCCCGCCAGTAGCTAGAGCGATAGCAGAAGGATTAATTAATGAAATTCAATACGATTCAGATGACAGCAAAACCGCTTGACAAACGCATCGACGATATTCTTGAGGTGCTGTACGATGCTAGTGACGTGCCGTACCTACACCGCAAATATCTGACCACTCTGATCGATGGAAAAGACATCGAAAACTGGATTAACTGCGCTGTCAATGATTACATGTACCAGCGCAATGACCATACCGAGGACATTCGAGACCTCAAAGACCGGATCGGAAAGATAGAAGATGCAATCGGTGCGCTTACGAGAGCATTCAAAGACGTGTAAAACATATTAGAGGTGAAAATACATGGATCAAACAAAGGAAGAAGAATTTGAAGAAAAGCTCGAAAGCATCATGAGAGAGGATGTTGATGATCTCGCGAAAACCGCTGGCATACTTGCTTCGTGGATGTCCGATCAGAGATACACGATTGCCGAACAGCTCGTAATCCTCGAGCTCATCCGTGCAACTGTTGTGGCGAGCTATATGACAGGCGTGGTACGGGAAGAGATCAAAAAGCAGCGCGCCAAACTCCGGCAGTCCGCTGTCACAGGAATATTTTCCGGCGTGCAGAATTGATCAGGATGGTGAGGTGGCATGAAAATCACTTCTGCACCGGTAATTGAGGTCAGAACCTGTTATTACCGGTATATGTATACAGACGTGACATGGGAATGGGATGGTGAGAACAGACTGACCCAAACCATAGCCAACTGCAGATCTCCGATACCTCCCTCTCTCTTGAACGGGGATGATGTCAAGATAGATGGGATAGAGCATCATGTAGTATCCCTCAGAATGATGTTTTTTCAAGAAAAGAACGAATTTGTGATCGAGTACACCCTAAAAAAGGGGCTGTGCATTGTAAATGAATGGCTCCAGATCGGCGATTACCAACAGGTGACTTCCTCCCCGCTTTGAAGAGTGAGGCATCAAAGGTTAACTGCAAAGCCCGATTGGATGCCAGTGCAATGCGCTGGTCTCGGTTCGATTCCGTTGCGGGTTATCAGAGATCATATTGGAGTACGATAACATGATGAAATTGTTTGACGTTCCGATATTTGATACATTACCGACCCACGTGCAGCAAATATCATTTACAGTTGCACGTAGAATAATAGAACAAAACCACTATCTTGGATATGCTCCATGTGGCTGTAAATTTTGTCTTGGGGTGTTTGCCGATGCAGAATTGATGGGTGTTATGATTTTCGGACGACCTATCGCAAGATTGGAAGACCAAAACGGTACACTCGAATTAACACGAATGTTTTTATACGACAGTCCTAAAAATTCGGAATCAAGAGCATTGGGTTTAGCAGAAAAATGGATAAAAAAGAACAGGGTAGAATCGAGATTGATTGCATATTCAGATACCGCTCAAGGACATAACGGTACGATATACCGAGCTGCAAATTGGCAGGAAATAAGTCGAGTACGTGCTGGAACGTGGATTCGGAAGAATCGATTAGATCGCCGCGGTATAATCGGAGGTGATAAAATAAAATTTGAACGAAATATATCGCGTCGTGCATCCCATCGTCCATGTCATATTTGACAGGAAGTGCCAATTCAAAGACCTCCTCCCCTCCCCGAAGAGCGAGGCTTGCGTTGTCCCCTGCGCCCCCGATACTGTCCCATGCTAAAAACAAACGCGAAGCTAACGCAGTAGAAACCTTTATATACCATCAACGATGATGGTGATGATGGTGAGAACCGATGACGGCATCTAACGAGATAAGAAGAATAATGTCCGCGTTCGAGCTATATGAACATCCTGGTAAACACGATCTGTTCAGGAGAAAGCTCACAGTGGACGTCAAAGAAGGCAGCAAGATAGAACGCATTGAAGTGACGCTCTTTGCGGACTTCCGGAAGACCGACACAGGACAGTTTTGGTCTGAACCTGCCATGGCACATGAATACATCCCGCTAATTCAGGAGCTTAAGGACGCAATCAGCAAGTTGCCCGAGAACGTCGACAAAGATTTGTATGGTCAGGAACCGGGCACCAAAGTCGCGAAAACTCCCGAACAGTCTCCTGTGCCAGGGTTGCGTCATGCAGCCAGCATAACGCCCACAGGACTGGATATGGTGATTCCGACGCTTGGTATAACCATGCGAGAACTTGGATTCATCAACGACATCGACTACTATATATCCAAAGACGGCTACAAATTCACGCTTGCGAAAGAGGGTGTCACAAAGCTTGCAGCATACGCCAGCCGGCTCCCTAACCCCGTGATGATCTCTGACAATTACGAGGAGATCGAATTCGTCAGAGACTCAATCGGTCAGATAGAACGACTCCGGATCAAGGGGACGGCGTGGCTCGGACCGAAGGACAACCCGCTCCGAATGATCACAGATGAGATCGACTGGGACTGGAATTCGGCGATGACCCGTGCAATCATCAAAAACATCAAGAATGGTGAGTATCTGCGGTACCAATCCGAGCATAAACAGCATGGGTTATCGTTTAAGGACAAGAAAACGATTGAAGAGGCGTTTTCACCTGACGAGATCACGTACAATATGGACGGCACGTTGACACCAAAACCCGACGCACCGATGCATAAAATCATACCGCTGATGTCACTCATGGCAGATGTACGGGAGTTTGCTCTGCGTACATGCATCGGAAAGTTGAGGTCCAGGATGTGGTCGGAACTACTGGGTCTGCGGTCACTATCAAACAAGGAAGTGCAGATCGTGGATGCTGACGTCCCGTTGGATGGCTGATGAACATGTCGTGGGCAAATAAGTATGATGGCGGAGAAGTTGACTATCAGGTACCACGACCAGTGAGGTAATGATCGATGTATGGGAATATCCAAAGTTTCGATGTTTGCGTAAGCGATCTCCCTGACGGGTTTGTTGCGAACGACATCGTGGACGCTGTTGCTGAATTTGTCGGTGATGACGTTCTCGTGTTGTCCGTATATCCGAACCGTCTGAAACTGCGTCTTCCGCAGCAATGCGCGATGCATGTGGTGAAGATGGTGATCGAAATGCACCTTAACAAGGAAAACACTGGCGAACGACAGAGTGTCAGCGTAACAAGAATATAGGTAAAACATGAAAGTATCAGTAACAATCAACATCGGTAATTACGAGAACGTCTCTATCGAGAGCAGCGAATATCCCGATGTGGTAGAATGTATAAACGAGATCAAGGATGCAGAACGTCATTTCCGTGTCCCCGCTATTGCTGAATACATACAGAAAGTATTTGGGGGCGGGCGTCAATGAAAGAAGCGACTGCCTGCAAGAAGCCAAACGACCGTCGCGGATCGATTCAAACCGTCGTAATGCGTCCGCGACGCACAGAACGCCAACGACACCAGAGAGATCGAATATGATAATCGGTGGTACAATAAATCTCGGAGGATATGCAAATCATAAGTATCGCTCGAATGAATATGATACACCTGAAGCGTGCATCGACGATCTCCGAGTGGAATTGTTAATGATCCGGGAACCGCGCGTTGACGCATATCTGCGACGCGTGTTTGTCGGTGAGACAGAACGACAGAAATGAGGATACAACAATATGATCAGAACAACCCACATACTCTACGTGATGTTGATCGCAATACCACTATCGCTATCCGGCTGCATCGATCCGGGTATCCCGGATACCAACAACACCGGATTAACACCAATGGGCGACGATGTCGCACCTACACCGACTCCGACTCCGACCCTGCCCACATCTGGCAAGCATTACACACCGACACCTGAACCACCTGTCGAGACCAACGATACCGATGACGACCCCTCGACTTGGGATGTATGTGATCCCAGACACAATGCCTCATGGTTATATGCACATGGGTGTCTCGGTGGCGGCGGTGGCGGTGGACATCGCTACCACAGGAGTTCAGTGAATGACCCTATACCCGAACTGCCGACCGTTTTGCTGGTCATAGCAGGCATCGTCGGTTTGGCGGCATTCTACTGGAGAAAGTGAACATGTTTTCTCGCTCCATCGCGCGTAAACAGCGGTACCGTGCTTCGTTTCATGGGGATTCCATCCCGTCTCACCTTCAAATAGTGCCGCTGACGCCATGCGATGGAGCGAATTGATCATGCAAGCCAGATTTATTCGAGTCATCTACGCCAATACTCCAGTCCCCCATCCCAGCGTTAGTCGCCTCATCGCAGAGATCACAAACAAAATTGAGGCGGATGTGGAGATAGTACACTGCGTCGGTGATACGTTTATATTAAATGTAGGTGGTATCCACACTGTTGATGATATTCGACAGGTGCTCAACAAAGCGTTCCCCAACGCTATTGCGACGATGGGAAAGAAGCTGTACCCCAACACATTCGCTACGAATGTTGATGAACTTCTTCCGGTATCTGATGATAAGTCGGAATCTGAAATCATCAGAGTTCTCTATGCAAAAAGAACGTCCATCTACCCCAGTTCTATCGCTATCATGTCCGAGCTTATTGAAAAACTCGGTATCGGGGTCATAGATGCCCACATAGACCCCGGCGTCGAGATCACGTTGAAACTGGGCGGCGGCATTGACATTAATGTGATCAGGGGGATACTCCAGAGAGCATTCCCCGGTGCCATGACATTGCGCTACGGGAACCATTAACCATGCACCGAAAACATTTAATACACAGCAGAGCATATTATGAGCCTGTTGACGAGAATAGAAATATGAAAGCATCAATCCCAGTCATCGACCATTCACCAAACCACTTTTTTGAGCATACGCCAGGTGATGGTCATTTGACACCTGTGATCGGAAGACCCCCCCTTCGACAGTTCGTTCTCACCGACTGTGATGTATCACATATAAATAAGGTGGGAGATCACATTCCCCACGACCCCGTTCATGGAAAACACCTCCTAAACATTGCTTCACCGGGTCGTGGGGACATTCATTCGCAGCGAGGTAGGGTAGCCAGGGTATCCCGTCGGGCTCATAACTCGAAGATCGATGGTTCAAATCCATCCCCCGCTATACACAAAAAAATGTGTTAACTGCTCCACCCCCGGCAGGTTTGTCTGCTGGTGGCGTGGGCAAACTACCAAAAACTACCGAATTGGCAGAGAATTACAATCATGACACCAGAAGAACAAGAAAACATAAAACGCCTTGTAGCAATGCCGTTCCGGACTTTCCTCGAACGTTGCATTGAGTGGAAAGAAGAGACTGGAACAGACTTCGCTGGAGTAGACCCCACAAACTGCCCGGTCCACCAGTATGCAATGCAGAAGGGGAGGTGTCTCGGAGTGACCGGAGCCACAGAGTTATGTCCGGTGTGTGACAGCCCGATGTGCCCGATGTGTGGTTCGCATTGCGTGGAACAGCTCTCCCGTGTCACCGGATACCTATCAACAGTATCCAATTGGGGAGCCGCGAAACAACAGGAGTTCAAAGATCGTCAACGCCACAAGATACCCGGGATGGGATAACTACCAATTGTTACTAAATTAGCATCGGATAAAAAAAATGCTGCCAGTGATACTTCACTGGCTTTTTTCGGTGTTCTGCTTCTCTTCAATGAACTTTGCGACTAGCTCATTAGCTACTTCACGTGGTTCTAATCCCATGCGGATTATTTCGTCGTAGTATGGCTTCGATAAATTTATTGATGGTATATTATTCACCTCCTTTTTAGTTTTCGTGGGTGATCTGCTCAAGCATCTTCATTTTTCCGCCGTTGAGGTCCGGGTGGCGTACTTTGATGGCTCGCAGCATATCCTCTGGCAGTGCATTCCTGTGGTACATCTTCGCAATTGTCGTCGCTATCCTGATGTTGCTTTCCTCTTCCCGGATACTGCCCTCCGAATCAGTCAGGTCGAGGTAGAGTTCCATGATCTTCATCCACTTATCGCGCACCGGTTCGCTAATTTCAGGCTCGTATCCCTTGATCCATGCCAGATAGCTCCTCATGCTGATGCCGTCGTATCCTTCTTTCTCTTTGAACCAATATTTGATCCTCGACCGCATGATCTTCTTCTTGAACTCCATTTCTGGCTTATGCACTTCGATCTTGAAATCAAAACGATCCATTAGCTCTCTGGACAGCTTCTTCGTGTCATTCGCACACGCAATGCATCTGACTCGTGCATCAATGACCGTGTGCGTCTTTCCCACATCGATGTGGATTCGACCTTCTTCCAGTGCTTCGAGTAAGCCCTGCAAGCTCTTCTGATCGAATTTTTCGAGTTCATCCAGACAGATGACCCCGCCGTTTGCCTGCGGCAGCGCACCCAGCGTAACTTCGTTACCGGATGCATCCGCCGTAAGTCCGACCTGTGAACTCCGCATGGACGCACCTATCGCACCCAGCTTAAAGACCACCCAATCTGTGATTAGGGTCTTTGCCGTCCCTGGGTCGCCATATAGTAAAAGATGCAACCGCCCCCTGTCGCCAAACTTGTCGCCGTGTGACGCGAGGCACAGCATTGTCGCTCTCTTCTCGTTTTCCATCCCGACGACCTTCGGGTTCAGGCGTGCCGCCCAGTAGTCCAGCATGTCCTCATTTGTGACCAGTTCGATAAATCGCGCTTCTTGCTCATCATCAAACATATCCATCGACAGCGAATCGTCCCAATCGAGTGTCTCGTTGTGATCAGTCATGTCTTCACCTGCCATCTTTTATCCATGAGCATCTTCGTGTAGCACCTCATCCTTCCATCGATCTGGGAGCGGTTTGTCTTCTGCACCGGGGTAGTGGCTGTGAAACCATTTCGTGCATTGGCACACCGGGTATCCCCAGCCCCTATCGACCAGTGGCTTCCCGTAAAATTCGCATTCGGGATCATTGCAGTATTTGACCATTCAATCGACCTCCGACATCTCCAGGTACTTCTCCCAGTACTCTGGAAACGCTTTTTTGATCCGCTCGGCGTTGTCCGCATCGGCATGTATGAGGGCTTCACCCATGTGTTGCACAAACCCGCCGCCGTGTTTGATCATCATCTTTGCGACGTGTTTTCCTTCATCAAACTCTTCGTAGCCACAATTCGTTACGCCCATTCAAACCGCCTCCGTATCCATGTTCCTGACCGATTCCAGTAGGGCTGCAACATCGCTAGATCCGCTGTGTGCGTACCTCTGGAGTTCGTTTATCGCCATTCGCATATCGCCGCCGCATTTCCTTGCTATCTCCTCTATCTCACCGTTCAGGTTGAGGTTCTCTTTGTCTGCAATGTATTCGAGTCGCTCTTGAATCGCCGCTATAGGGACAGGCTTGAACTCGAAGACCACGCACCGCGACCGGATGGCTTTGATGAACATATCGTCATTTGCCGAGAGTATGTATCGCATCGCCTTCCGGTTTTCCAGTGGTTTACGTAGCATGTTTTGTGCTGCCGGTGTCAGACCATCACTCTCATCGAGGAAAATCACTTTGACCGATGAGAAAAGTGGTTGGTGCTTTGAAGACTTGATCACATCACGTATCGTTTCAACGCCTCTGTCATTCGATGCATTAAATTCGATGAAGTTCATTGAAAAGAATTCTTTAAGGAGTGCTTCACCGATCAGGTATGCTACCGTCGTCTTCCCGGTTCCGGGTTCTCCAATCATTCTGATGTTCGGTATATCACCATCATGATCCAGCATTCCCCGGATCGTCTTCACGATCTCATCTTGTCCGACGACTTCATCAAATGTCTGCGGTCTGTACTTTTCCGTCCAGTTCATGAGTTTTCACCGCCTTATGATCTTTTTCTACCGTGTCGTCCGGCTTTACGTACCCGAATTGCCTTACGAGTTCATCAAACATACTCGTATCGAGGACGGTTTTGTGCATCCGTGAGCAGGATTCGATTGGATGATTCAGGTAGTCCTCTATCACCACTGCCGTCCCCATGATGTCGATCGTGATGGTTCGCTTCATATTCAAAGCATCCCTCGTCGCCACTGCATGTTCCTCTGTCTCCGTTTCCTCGTGTATCAGGTGGCATTCGTATTCGTCTTCGTCCACGCGGGTATCATGCTCCTGTGCATATTCCGCTGCTTTCATGAACGCTTCCGTTTCGTTCGCTGCTGTGACCTCTACGGAGTGGTCTTCTTTCCATGTTACTTCGTAGTTATTCATTTCCATGATTCTTACTCCTCTATAACTTCAACCGTGTGGTCATAGCTCTCTTCGTCTATCCATTCCTCTGACTGATAGTCTATTTCTGATATTGCAGCCAGTCGCTGTTCTTCGGTGAATTCTCCGTCGAAGTCGTCGTCTACTTCCATGTCGATGTATGTGACCATTCTTTTAGTCCATCCGACTCTTGCTCTGATTGTTTTCATGTTTTCTCACCTCTGATTTGGTTCTTTACCTCTATCGGGACGCACCCGACAGAGTTTATAAAGAATTGAGGCGGGGTTTAGCCGCCTCATTATTCAATTCTTTTTTGCCTGCCGAGCTCGATTTGCAGATTT is a window of Candidatus Zixiibacteriota bacterium DNA encoding:
- a CDS encoding ATP-binding protein, with translation MAGEDMTDHNETLDWDDSLSMDMFDDEQEARFIELVTNEDMLDYWAARLNPKVVGMENEKRATMLCLASHGDKFGDRGRLHLLLYGDPGTAKTLITDWVVFKLGAIGASMRSSQVGLTADASGNEVTLGALPQANGGVICLDELEKFDQKSLQGLLEALEEGRIHIDVGKTHTVIDARVRCIACANDTKKLSRELMDRFDFKIEVHKPEMEFKKKIMRSRIKYWFKEKEGYDGISMRSYLAWIKGYEPEISEPVRDKWMKIMELYLDLTDSEGSIREEESNIRIATTIAKMYHRNALPEDMLRAIKVRHPDLNGGKMKMLEQITHEN
- a CDS encoding DNA cytosine methyltransferase; translation: MKVIDLFCGAGGFSEGFRQAGFEIILGVDNWGDAIETYAHNQKCDVLESDIKDVTYLPDCDIIIGSPPCQNFSSLNTKKNPCDGLKLIHEFERIVELNRPKYWVWENVEPVKRFYPHASILNSWDFGLAQRRKRAFITSFPFFIMGHLEGKWTPPYGYDGHLASNKGKAGWAHKCRSGTVRTKPIRNLETNEFLMMDEVKELMGFPIDYEFFGTVTSQRKQIGNAVCPPVARAIAEGLINEIQYDSDDSKTA
- a CDS encoding AAA family ATPase; its protein translation is MNWTEKYRPQTFDEVVGQDEIVKTIRGMLDHDGDIPNIRMIGEPGTGKTTVAYLIGEALLKEFFSMNFIEFNASNDRGVETIRDVIKSSKHQPLFSSVKVIFLDESDGLTPAAQNMLRKPLENRKAMRYILSANDDMFIKAIRSRCVVFEFKPVPIAAIQERLEYIADKENLNLNGEIEEIARKCGGDMRMAINELQRYAHSGSSDVAALLESVRNMDTEAV